From Lepisosteus oculatus isolate fLepOcu1 chromosome 8, fLepOcu1.hap2, whole genome shotgun sequence, one genomic window encodes:
- the fkbp3 gene encoding peptidyl-prolyl cis-trans isomerase FKBP3 — protein MAAEPRREWSSEQLKSDDLPKKDLIKFLQDNAANSFLAEHKLLGNIKNVAKTAKKENLISAYNQLFESKRFKGTDPVEEVTAQAKEVKIEDKPKDTKPEEPVEEGPPKYVKSVLKKGDKVNFPKKGDTVSCWYTGTLEDGTVFDSNVATSAKKKKASKPLSFKVGMGKVIRGWDEALLTMSVGEKARLEIEPEWAYGKKGQPDAKIPPNAKLIFEVELVSID, from the exons ATGGCTGCGGAACCGAGGAGAGAGTGGAGTAGCGAGCAGCTCAAAAGTGACGACCTGCCCAAGAAAGATCTCATTAAATTCTTACAAGACAACGCAGCTAACTCG TTTCTTGCAGAGCACAAACTGTtgggaaacattaaaaatgtggcCAAGACTGCGAAAAAGGAAAACCTGATTTCAGCCTACAACCAGCTCTTCGAGAGTAAG AGGTTCAAGGGCACTGACCCCGTGGAGGAGGTGACCGCGCAGGCGAAGGAAGTGAAGATTGAAGACAAGCCCAAGGACACCAAGCCGGAAGAGCCAGTGGAAGAG GGCCCTCCTAAATATGTGAAGTCTGTGCTGAAGAAGGGAGATAAAGTTAACTTCCCCAAGAAGGGCGACACGGTGAGCTGCTGGTACACAGGAACACTGGAGGATGGTACCGTCTTTGACTCCAACGTTGCGACAT CTGCCAAGAAGAAAAAAGCAAGCAAGCCACTGAGCTTTAAGGTTGGAATGGGGAAGGTCATCAGAGGG TGGGATGAGGCCCTCCTGACGATGAGCGTGGGCGAGAAGGCACGGCTGGAGATCGAGCCAGAGTGGGCGTATGGCAAGAAAGGGCAGCCTGACGCCAA AATTCCACCAAATGCCAAGCTCATTTTTGAAGTGGAGCTGGTTTCAATAGACTAG